acagggcaaattagcttTAGAGCACAATTCCATAAAAACGCCGATGGAAGGGGAAAATTCTGCAGGTGATTTACTAATAATGAGCACATTACAGAACAAAGACGCAACTAGATAATTTCCATAACGACCAGCGCAATCTACTAAGAGCAGAACAAATTACCGCCTGCTTTAAGATATGCTTTTTTGGgcattaaataatggcgcaaataccagtaatttggtAATTTGACGAGCACAAACGTTAGTAAATCGCATTGCATgaatcattttaatactctcctcccataaattttgcatctgaaagggaaactcccaCAAATGCaaattcaataaggtcaggcgcaaaaacAACCttgtgtccacgccttttcagtgCTGATTCTTCACTGCgcatctttagtaaatcctgacagtactattttaatgccaaaagacggtttgtgCAAGTGCAAGCTGTTACTAAATCTGGTCCTGTATCTAACAGTGATGAATTTAAACAGTTTCATACCTGTTGTTATGGATCTCTCTCTTCTGCAGGAAGGGGGCACTGTAGTGGTTGTGTGTGAAGTTATTGTGGTATGGGGCAGTTACTCCTGCCATGGGCACATTAGGACAGTGTACCAAAAAGATGAAGATAGCCGTCAGACTGACCACTGCGCACAGCATGCAGAAACGAATAATCCCACGGCAGCGCAGGTTCAGCTTCTTTACAATGAAGCCACCCAGGAAGGTGCCTCCTCCACCAGCTGGTACCACCATATAACCTGGAATGAGAAGATGGAGTTAAAAACAACTCAGTGTAGTTGTTTTTTATACGCTAAGAGTAATTTGAGCAATAGAGTGTGGCATTGAGTTTGATTGACGTATGATTCTTACCAAACCAGGTTGCTGCCTCTGAAGCACTCAGACTAAACTGAGACTCTAGAAATTTGGGGCCAAACGTGGACATTCCAGCTATGAGCGTGGCTTCTGTGGCACCAGCGAGACACAGAAAGATGAAGGTAGGGTTTCTCAAAAGAAGCAGCATTGACCTatagagaaaaagagagaaaaaggcttattcagtcatttcaatgatttttttgcaaacaacTCACAACTTTCTgaattttacaatgtaattccttgtaaaaaaagaaaaaaaagaaaagaaattcaatcattaaatgtatttgcacaAAATACATTGACCGCTACTTAGCACTCTTAAGTAAAAGTGTTCGTTTTAactcattatatttttaattatcttttGTGCATTTGGCAGTGCAGTttaacagttcacccaaaatctATTTAAAGCTGTGCATTTGTACTAAACAAATACAAGAAGACGTTGTTTAACTTCCGGTTGCTTCTGGTGCATCCACATTATTGCTTTCTCAGGATATGAATCATGAATAtgtacagatcaagcactgATTACAAGCACAAatagtccaaaacagttctggTGGATATACTGGTGGATATTGAtttgagaggacaacaggagatggactttttatTAGAGGAAgaattattatggattatggactggtattttggccataagcgatggtttaaagttaaaatgcattaatgatgGAATTTTTTTCTTACGAACACAACTGTTTAATATCAGAGGCGGataaagtacacaacttccttacttgagtgaaagtacagataccactggtcaaatactactccactacaagtgaaagttgtaaagacagatttttacttaagtaaaagtacggaagtacatgtttctaaaagtacttaagtatcaaaaataaaaagtaaatgcattgttttactgtcgcattgttgtatatttacaataccttatgccactaatgcaacctactgaatacactgattagcttgtgttatctttggaattaagagcttttatgttaccaaacctatagaaatggaacaactgaatgaaaaaaatcatgtttattttttttatttaacactcctacaactacattgaactcactttaatatttgtttaaaagttacaaagttctttttcaaagagatattgaagtctatgatatggttcattttaggcaaacaaagcaaacattgaaaagaaaacaaacctttaatctcttcagaaaactggatcatacTCTGTCAGTATGGCCATGGGTGTGCACGTTGCGCCAAAGAAccgtctttttgaattttgccatcaactgatcagtgttcataaaatgcttagaaatcagtgaacttcacagcATGtgggttgggtattgtttgaattttatccattcagattctgattctgcttattgatttcaattcttattgattcccagtttagattctaaagttttcatttagcctactttttgatcatttgtttgctaatatatatatatatatatatatatatatatatatatatatatatatatatatatatatatatatatatataatagatttatatacttccctgaccagttttaAGCAGCAATTTACCTGTAGgcctaagtttatatatatatatatatatatatatatatatatatatatatatatatatatatatatgtgtagccaaacctgatattgccaagtgcaatgtgttcctgggtcaacatctttgttgaccctggaacaacattgtgattaaccaatcagatttcaagaaccagtttataatttttgtgaagtttaggattaaaatcagtgtttggtgcttgtacatcaCTGTAATTAATCTATCagttcctctgattttagggattactcatgggtaaggttaggtttaggtgtaggaatatggttaagattatatttttggattaaaatgttgttccaaacaaaatatgttgacccaggaacacgttgcacttggcaatatcaggttgtgctatatgtgtatgtgtatgtatgtgtggtaaatttgtggttactgaagttttactacaaatatcatatggttactatagtgagataatagtaaatttgtggatactgtgattttaatgcaaataccatagttatggttactatagtaaaaacatggttcattttccaaagggctttaatgagttaacacatgcctttttagagcgcttttagtTTACATTAGTTTACGTTTACATTGTTTAGTGGGGAAGATCCCAAGGTTGCCAGATTTGTGTTAAATTAGCCAAATGTCCATTTAAAGCTTGGCGAAAAACTGCAGGcttataaatactgtaacacttggcaacacaggatgGTCCTGGCAAatcgcaggccggattttcgcagaaaaaaagggttcagtgaatctgaaaatgcacacactgtaaaaactgctacatataacgactttctacttggggaccttgatataaatgtagttgagtaaaaagtacgatatttgtctttcaaatgtagtgaagttaaagtcgtaagtttccagaaaaaataatactcaagtaaagtacagatacgcaaaaagtgtacttaagtacaatactcaagtaaatttactttgttactgtccacctctgtttaatatgcaattaaatattttatgtactctttttaaaagtatgctaaagtgtacttatTTTCATATTAGATTAGACCAAAAGCTGGCCAAAAATTAATTGTTTCACATAGTGCCTACATTAATCCTTTTTAAACTAtgtaaaacatgcattttaaatgattcCATCTAGCATTTTAAGTTAAAACGTCACATGATGTTCAGTTGACATCTCTAATCGTGTCTCGATAATATACAACAGCATCAACTGACAGCATTgatttgtactttttttcccttttatttGGGTTGAAAGACCAATTGGTGAAATGCGGCAATTGTCTTTCAGTTGCCTTTGAAAACTGGACAGAGGAGAGGCAAACAACTGAAGGTTTTAATGATATCTAGTGGAAACTTGCGGCCAGACGAAAACTAGTAAACCAAATGAAAAACGACAACCCAATAACTCGTACATGGCAGTTTGTTGGATCTTTAAAAGTAAAGTGTCAGTGAAAAGTGCTAATTTCCTGGATCTTAAAAATAGTCTAGGGACCCATCACCATCTGAATTTGCAGAACTTGCCAGACTACTTCCCATCAACGAAGTGTCTAAATATAAACATGGCGGTACAGCACATGATAACAGACAGTGAAATGCGGTATATAGTCACACAAGTATagcttttaatgttttatgttcaTACCTGGGCATGTCCTTTACTGTTTTGCCAAACTGAGGATCAGCCGCAGTGATCTGACTGCCATCCTTCAGCTGGTGGGCCTCTGAGACCCGCATGGCCACATACCGTTGAGAGCCTACAAAATATAGAAAGTGAGACTGTTATTCACACTTATACTATACTGTACTGCAGTCACTtgatttcttttaaattgcaCTTGTGGGTAGCACCTGGTAGCTGTCGTGGGTAACCCAGTATAGGCAGAGCGATAACCAGAGCTGCCGCTCCTCCTGCCAGGAAACCAATCCACCAAGCTCCCACCCACAGCGGGTTTTCAGGAGTCAGCTCTGTCCtaagagagatagagagagagaaaatttaGCTTTAGAATGTGCAAagtttagtatttaaaacaaattgtcATGTTTTTGTTATATCTATGGGGTTATGTCAGATTTTAATCTGTATTCTTCATCATGGAAGTCACAAGTCGGACACTTGTGAAAACCTTTTCAGGAATAATTAATCCAAAAATGCGTGTGAATTATAGAAAAATATGTCctcaaaattaactttttcattttgtgtgagctacttattttaataaagtgAGTATCAATTtgctgaaatgtttattttcttacTCATTAGCCACTTACGTTTGGTCGATTTCTGTGTAGATGTTGAGAAAGAATCCACCGAGCAAGTATCCAGCCGCAGGTCCTACAATGGCAGCTGTGTAGAAGATCCCTGAGAAAACAGAAGAAAGCATATCAAGTCTCTGTGGCTCCCTCCTCTGCCCCCTGAGTTATATGAAAGCTGGTCTGGTTTCTAACACTGATTCATGTTTTTGATCAAAAGACACAAGATGCAGTTTGTATTTCCAGTGCCTATGTCTGGAGAGGGGCAAACAGGGTAGCGATTGTCCTCAGTGGCCTTTGAAAACTGGACGTTGGGGAGAAAAACAATGGAAGGAGGTTTTATTGATGTCTGAGGTGGAAACTAGTGGCTCTCACTgataacaacaaaagaaaatgacTAGGTGTGTCAAAGCCTGAGTGGGACAAACTGACAGGGTTCAGTGAGGGCAAATATCAGTTCTTGAGTGTTTTCTGTGTAACGCAAGAGACAAATCACACAAAAGGATTTTAGAATATAGATCTGAGTGCTTGAGTACTTTTGAAATCGGCTactcataaacaaacaaacaaacaaacaaacaaaccctcTGACAAAATCAAGTCCTATTAATAAAGGGATGCACCAATATTAGGGCCCCAATTTAATTCCATTTTAGTGCTTCAATTGAATTTCAACAATAAGGCCCTaggaaatctgttttgttttttttcccaaattctgatataatttttctggattctgggTTTTTATCATCAACAATTGTactaatcaaattaatttaataaaaaattaaccacTTAATCAGTCTTTAAGCTAGTGAATGTTAGATAATGTCAAAGGTAATATAAATGCAAAAGTAGGGAAAATGGCCAAGCAGAACAAAGTTTCTAATATCAGCCtaatacagtacatattttcatgtttttatggtGTCATCACACTCACCAATATATACAGGTGCGTAGTTTGACTTGACATTCTCATCTAGGTAGGTGACCCCGAGGGTGTACAATGGGGTTGCTCCGACCCCATGCAGAAACTGGCCCAGCATAAAGACGTAGCGGTAAGCTGAGAGCCCACCTTCCTCGCCGACACACGTCTCGGAGTGATTGGCTGAGCACAGTCCCATACGCTCCGGGACTCTCACCTGATAGGGTGGTGTGGTGAAATGGGGCAGGGCAAAGACCAGAGAGCCCAGTGCCATGATGAGCACACCCCAGCCCAGCCATCGAGGCTTATGACCAGTACCACCAAAGTAGCTCACGAATGTCAGGCACACACAAGCAGCAATGTCATAGGAGCTCGCGATGAGTCCCGCCTGCAACAGCAACACAAACAACACATTGTGTTAATAACGCTGAGGTGTACATAAATCCCAATTTGAATACTGTTTGTCCTATAATGTGTGAGACTAGTATTACCCATAAACCATTGTGATATGCAAGATGGTTGCTTCTCTGGTTTAATATTCagtttaaattgatcaaaagtgacagtacacacatttataatgttacaaaagatttatattttaaataaatggtgttttttaaactttctattcatcaaagaatcttgaaaaaaagcatcacatttttccaaaagatattaatattaaacattgataataagaagaaatgtttcttgagcatcaaatcagcatattagaatgatttctgaaggatcatgtgacaatgtagACTGAAGcaataattaatgaaataaaatcagcttttgccatcacaggaataaattaaagtagtttaaaatagattaaaatatacaACGGatcttttaaatagtaataatatttacaatctcactgtttttactgtattttttttaaataaaattattattctaCAAAAATGTGTGtcaaatcaatattttcaaAAGTTGATTGAACATCCTTAAAAATTGTGACTGGCCAGGTGAACAGTAATATTTCTTAGAAAATAATATGAGTAAAATTACAAGTCTTTTGAACGCATTTTAGATGGAGATGCAACAATACTATAATTCTAGCAGATACCAAATATCAGATAATTATTTATGTTATAACCGATAAGCAATTCTAGACTATTCTGTCTAAAttagttcaaaataaaacactgaaaactaaaattaatcattttatatgttaaaagtgaatttaggcatcacaacatcaTAATATACAGCATGACATTGGatatttatgttaaaatttGCTTAAAGGGCCAGTTCACCCCAAGAAAGTgaaatactgtcatcatttattcatcatccacttgttccaaacctgagtTTGTTTCCTCTGCTCAGCACAAAAGAAGGcatttttgagcaatgttgatAATAAAACTGTTggtggtagccattgacttagCCATAGCCAGTCACTGCCAACTGTtcggttaccagcattcttcaaaatatcttcttttgtgttcattcAATAGAAGAAAGAtcttcatacaggtttgggacagcTCAAGGGTGAGtgtatgatgacagaatttaaatttttgggtcaACTTTTCCTTTAGGATTACATGTCAGAGTGTTGTACTGGCAGCTACAGTAtaaagattaactttaagtGAACATTAGACGCTGgcaaatgtaatctaaatgtatAAATAGAGAAAATGAGCATGCACATTTAAATATTCAACATTCAATATCAATCAATACtagcaaaattaaaaaaaaatctctaatgTATATAAGCGGTATGGTACCGATACACCCCTCTAAGTATACAAATGACAGTTTATAATAGATTGACCTGGTAGCTGCGCAGGTCAAAACGTCTCTCGATGGAGGTGATGACGGTGTTGATGAAACCATTGATAATCATGCCCTGGAGGAAGGAAGCCACACAGAGGAAGAAGAGAACCCAGCGTGGGGTGTTGAAGGTCTGGATACACCGTGGGGTCAGTGCTCCCCATCCACAAAGATTCTCAGAGTCTGTCGGAACAAACTTCACCCCAGTGGGCGGCTCTGTGAGGTCAATCCCCTTTTTGCCTGTCTTGTTGAGCACAGTGTGGGCATCTCCAGATGGGCTGCCTGGACCAGAGCCCTGGGACTCCACTGGGCTGGGAGTGTCCAGGCTGGGTCCCAATGGACTGTCATGTAGGACCAGGAGCTCTTGCTTGGAGCTGAAGGAAGTGTCATTGTTCAGCAGGTGGGGCATGGCCCCAGCAGGGGGCACTGTGACAGACTTTGTGAAGAGtaagaaaacaaaacttttccACAGGAAACACTGATTCTGTGTGTAGTTTTGCAGAGTGATACAATGGCAGTCTTTGGGAAAAGGATCCCTTAATGGAGTTTCTTACAGTTTAAACTGAAGTCATACAGATTTTGGAAATCaaaattctgcaaagaagagtgagAAAGAGACAATTAATACGTTTGTCACCACCTTAAGTAAATTCAcaataaatcatttaagttattaAACTCCAAAAACAAATCTATTCGAGCCAGTTTCCACCACGAAAAAAGATAATTGCTACTTTTGATCTCAAAATTGGGACTTTTGTtgctcacaattctgagaaaatatCAGAATTTGTAAGATATAATCTCAGAATAAACTAGCAATTCTTGACTTTTTTTGAGTTTAAATtgtgcaattctgactttattttgagttcacatcaaactttttttattcCGCCACAGAAtaacgaaaaataaaatatgtaattttgacTTCTTTTGTCTCACAATTAGGGTTCGAccaatgtgtgtttttcagggccgatgCTGATTATTACAGATTAAGACTGATAACCGATATTTTGAaccgatatatatatatatatatatatatatatatatatatggctggtgtaaaattgtaattaatgtaaaaattaagaatatcaagggctctgacaaaaactttctgtatttctaaatgcctttaaataattttatctgCAAATCGGTTTTGAAAATGGCCAATACAGATAACCATAAATATGCTTAGTATCAGCGCCGATAATCGGCCATGCCAataatcggtcgacccctactcacaattctgactttttttcttagaattgcaaGTTATATTCTTCTCAGAATTCTAAATTTAAATTCTAAAATGCACTGTTGTAATTTTAGCTGAAGGTCTttagttaaatttaaaaatatacattcacCAAATGTGCGTGGGAGAGTGACTGAGCGAGAGAGAGGAGCCGATACCGAAGGGCGAGAGAGCATCATTTACAGACGGATTTTCTATCATTAAAGTTATGGTGAGTATAtgagttttgtatttattaagtcATGTTTCACGCACTACATTATATTTTGCAGAATAACAGTGAATTCACACCTTTAATGGTGTCATGTTGGCGTTTATAACTTAGTTTAGCCCATACTGATCTCTCGGAAGGGGTGTGTGATATATATCTTCTGTgataatattgtaattgttgttttaacgatgtgggATTTGACATTATCCTGTATATCGCAAAACCCAAACAAAACACGCCTAACTTACATAGTGCATGAATACATTAATGTTACATGATGAAGTGTATATGAAATGTATGAGACACGAGAAATACATTTCTGCTATAACTATTTTTTTGTTCCCATTAGTGTAAAAGACCATTGCTAGGTCTGAACTCACGAGGCACCATTTGGTGTAGAAAAGGAACCACTACGAATTTCACAGTGATTATTTAACAGTAGTTCTTATTAGATATATGTTAATTCCATATTAGTGTCAAATACTATTAGCTCTTATATGTAATTTGAGAGGAGTTGCTTTATTGACTGTTGCCATGAGACATGGCTTGGTGTAATGTAGGCTGCTAATTCTAATATAGACTTAGTATTGACATTgctattttatacttttttttacagagtACAGAGCCATTGGAGAACCGCACAACTATAATGAAAATGGGAATTCTTGAAATAGTATGCAGTTGCACT
This sequence is a window from Onychostoma macrolepis isolate SWU-2019 chromosome 23, ASM1243209v1, whole genome shotgun sequence. Protein-coding genes within it:
- the slco4a1 gene encoding solute carrier organic anion transporter family member 4A1; translated protein: MPHLLNNDTSFSSKQELLVLHDSPLGPSLDTPSPVESQGSGPGSPSGDAHTVLNKTGKKGIDLTEPPTGVKFVPTDSENLCGWGALTPRCIQTFNTPRWVLFFLCVASFLQGMIINGFINTVITSIERRFDLRSYQAGLIASSYDIAACVCLTFVSYFGGTGHKPRWLGWGVLIMALGSLVFALPHFTTPPYQVRVPERMGLCSANHSETCVGEEGGLSAYRYVFMLGQFLHGVGATPLYTLGVTYLDENVKSNYAPVYIGIFYTAAIVGPAAGYLLGGFFLNIYTEIDQTTELTPENPLWVGAWWIGFLAGGAAALVIALPILGYPRQLPGSQRYVAMRVSEAHQLKDGSQITAADPQFGKTVKDMPRSMLLLLRNPTFIFLCLAGATEATLIAGMSTFGPKFLESQFSLSASEAATWFGYMVVPAGGGGTFLGGFIVKKLNLRCRGIIRFCMLCAVVSLTAIFIFLVHCPNVPMAGVTAPYHNNFTHNHYSAPFLQKREIHNNSFSDLGNLTASCNIGCHCVKELFNPVCGADGVMYFSPCHAGCSSLNHTYNLRGRQVFSGCSCVVGNISWGEQGFAEEGRCVSSCNHMPAFLTFLFVIIFFTFLCSIPALTATLRCVPDSQRSFGLGIQWIVVRTLGGIPGPIAFGSVIDISCLLWEEQCGEYGSCYLYHNSAMSQYSLIAGIIYKVLGTIFFFLAAMLYKPPPESPQSSCESTDVGGGEARDLPIKDLPAEIISNPHAKL